The proteins below are encoded in one region of Pseudonocardia sp. DSM 110487:
- a CDS encoding SDR family oxidoreductase, which translates to MTYVIHGATGSQGAPVVAALAAGGKPVAALTRNPDTVVAGARVVAAGYDSADELTSAYRGADGVFIHLPVVSEADRQTYARNIVAALRAARPARVVFSTSGAPADPETGGAAALLVSGLADIGLSHAVIAPTLYLENLLMPYVLDAVHERGVLPYPIRADFPVSWASHLDVADAALALFERHDVTGVVSVGQYPAFTGPDLAQAFGAHFGKDVVFEAITPEQMRTSVAPVIGEGPATDVAGMYAAMGTLPDRAITPENSAQKLLGVTPRTTGQWLADIGL; encoded by the coding sequence ATGACCTACGTGATTCACGGCGCCACCGGCTCCCAGGGCGCCCCCGTCGTCGCTGCTCTCGCCGCGGGGGGCAAGCCCGTAGCCGCTCTGACCCGCAACCCGGACACCGTCGTCGCCGGGGCCCGCGTCGTTGCCGCCGGATACGACTCCGCCGACGAGCTGACCAGCGCCTACCGCGGCGCCGACGGGGTGTTCATCCATCTGCCGGTGGTCTCGGAAGCGGACCGCCAGACCTACGCGCGCAACATCGTCGCCGCCCTCCGCGCGGCACGCCCGGCCCGCGTGGTGTTCTCCACCAGCGGCGCCCCGGCCGACCCCGAGACCGGCGGCGCGGCCGCACTGCTGGTCAGCGGCCTGGCCGACATCGGGCTGTCTCACGCGGTGATCGCGCCCACGCTGTACCTGGAGAACCTGCTCATGCCCTACGTCCTCGACGCGGTCCACGAGCGGGGCGTACTGCCCTACCCGATCCGCGCCGACTTCCCCGTCTCCTGGGCGTCCCACCTCGATGTCGCCGACGCCGCTCTCGCCCTGTTCGAGCGCCATGACGTCACCGGCGTGGTCTCCGTCGGCCAGTACCCGGCGTTCACCGGCCCGGACCTGGCCCAAGCCTTCGGCGCCCACTTCGGCAAGGACGTGGTCTTCGAGGCGATCACCCCCGAGCAGATGCGCACCTCTGTCGCGCCCGTGATCGGCGAGGGCCCCGCCACAGACGTCGCCGGTATGTACGCAGCCATGGGCACGCTCCCGGACCGCGCCATCACCCCCGAGAACTCCGCTCAGAAGCTGCTCGGTGTCACTCCCCGCACCACGGGCCAGTGGCTGGCCGACATCGGCCTCTGA
- a CDS encoding TetR/AcrR family transcriptional regulator, giving the protein MPLRKDAQRNRERLVEAARAVFAERGLDVALDDVARRAGVSIGTLYNRFPTRADLVAAVFADRRETVIEIAEHALAMNDAWAGFVHFVEQVCRMQAADRGYNDLSARSIPQAAPTPDHLRGHELMTEIVERAKRSGALRPDFVLADMAFVTWAITRTIEATGDVDPQAWRRHLGFVLDGLRAQAAHPLPVPALTDDQVSRIMRSC; this is encoded by the coding sequence ATGCCCCTACGCAAGGACGCCCAGCGCAACCGCGAGCGGCTCGTCGAGGCCGCGCGCGCGGTGTTCGCCGAGCGCGGCCTCGACGTGGCGCTGGACGATGTCGCCCGCCGGGCGGGCGTGAGCATCGGCACGCTGTACAACCGCTTCCCGACCAGGGCCGACCTGGTGGCCGCGGTGTTCGCCGACCGACGCGAAACGGTCATCGAGATCGCCGAGCACGCGCTGGCGATGAATGACGCGTGGGCGGGGTTCGTCCACTTCGTGGAGCAGGTCTGCCGGATGCAGGCCGCCGACCGCGGCTACAACGACCTCTCCGCCCGCAGCATCCCCCAGGCCGCGCCGACCCCGGACCACCTGCGGGGCCACGAGCTGATGACCGAGATCGTCGAGCGCGCGAAGCGAAGCGGCGCGCTGCGGCCGGACTTCGTGCTGGCCGACATGGCGTTCGTGACCTGGGCGATCACCAGGACCATCGAGGCCACCGGCGACGTCGATCCGCAGGCGTGGCGGCGCCACCTCGGCTTCGTCCTCGACGGCCTGCGCGCGCAGGCGGCTCATCCACTGCCCGTCCCCGCGCTCACGGATGACCAAGTCAGCCGCATCATGCGCAGCTGCTGA
- a CDS encoding dihydrofolate reductase family protein translates to MARVVMQAVVSVDGYIAYPDDTVGPLFDWYFNGDTELSASASGWTFPVSRTSAEHVQPFWDAIKVTVIGRHLFDTTNGWDGKPAAGDELVVVTHRPLPEEWLAAHPDAPFHTADSVEAGIALAKKLAGDGLVDVTAGDVGGQAFSAGLVDEVAMDVVPVVLGEGVRFFGSHTGTVLLDDPDHVVQGDRVLHLRYRVKR, encoded by the coding sequence ATGGCCAGAGTGGTCATGCAGGCGGTCGTGTCGGTGGACGGCTACATCGCCTATCCCGACGACACGGTCGGGCCGCTGTTCGACTGGTACTTCAACGGCGACACCGAGTTGTCCGCCAGTGCGAGCGGCTGGACGTTCCCCGTCTCGCGGACCTCCGCCGAGCACGTCCAGCCCTTCTGGGACGCGATCAAGGTGACCGTGATCGGCCGCCACCTGTTCGACACCACGAACGGCTGGGACGGCAAGCCGGCCGCCGGAGACGAGCTCGTCGTCGTCACCCATCGGCCGTTGCCGGAGGAGTGGCTCGCCGCCCACCCGGACGCACCGTTCCACACCGCCGACTCGGTCGAGGCGGGAATCGCGCTCGCCAAGAAGCTCGCGGGCGACGGCCTCGTCGACGTGACCGCAGGCGACGTCGGCGGGCAGGCGTTCTCGGCAGGGCTGGTCGACGAGGTCGCGATGGACGTCGTCCCGGTGGTTCTCGGCGAAGGGGTGCGTTTCTTCGGCAGCCACACCGGCACGGTGCTCCTCGACGATCCCGACCACGTGGTCCAGGGCGACCGCGTGCTGCACCTGCGCTACAGGGTCAAGCGCTAG
- a CDS encoding NADP-dependent isocitrate dehydrogenase, whose translation MKVIYTYTDEAPALATHSFLPIIEAYAGKAGVEVETRDISLAGRILAAFDLAPDSLTELGELAKTPAANIIKLPNISASIPQLKAAIKELQAAGYAVPDFPDDPGTDDERAARAAYDAVKGSAVNPVLREGNSDRRAPSSVKNYAKKHPHSMGAWSGESTSHVATMSDGDFRHSERSVTAAEATELRIEHVAADGTVTVLKPSVPVQAGEIVDAAVMRVEALRTFLAEQVADAKAKGVLFSVHLKATMMKVSDPVLFGHAVQIYFADLFAQYGDDLASVGADPDNGVASILTALEKLPAGKRDAIEKAITATYESGPGLAMVDSDRGITNLHVPSDIIIDASMPAAIRTSGQMWNADGELQDTKFVIPDSSYAALYAEAVSFCREHGAFDPTTMGTVPNVGLMAQKAEEYGSHDKTFEISAPGAVRVVDGAGTTLLEHEVAAGDVWRACQTKDAPIRNWVQLAVSRARATGWPAVFWLDETRAHDAQVIEKVRAYLAEEDTDGLTIEILPVAEATRYTLDRAKRGEDTISVTGNVLRDYLTDLFPIMELGTSAKMLSIVPLMNGGGLFETGAGGSAPKHVQQLVKENHLRWDSLGEFLALAVSLEFLAEKTDNPRAALLGKALDDATGALLETGKSPSRRAGELDNRGSHFYLALHWAQALSRQTEDAELAAIFTPLAERLAADEEKIVGELNGVQGAPVELGGYYFVDKAKADEVMRPSATFNGALAEF comes from the coding sequence ATGAAGGTCATCTACACCTACACCGACGAGGCGCCAGCGCTGGCCACGCATTCGTTCCTGCCGATCATCGAGGCGTATGCCGGGAAGGCGGGCGTCGAGGTCGAGACGCGCGACATCTCGCTCGCCGGGCGCATCCTCGCCGCGTTCGACCTGGCGCCCGACTCGCTCACCGAGCTCGGCGAGCTCGCCAAGACGCCGGCCGCCAACATCATCAAGCTGCCCAACATCAGCGCCTCGATCCCGCAGCTCAAGGCCGCGATCAAGGAGCTGCAGGCCGCCGGGTACGCCGTGCCGGACTTCCCGGACGATCCGGGCACCGACGACGAGCGCGCCGCCCGCGCCGCGTACGACGCGGTCAAGGGCAGCGCCGTCAACCCGGTGCTGCGCGAGGGCAACTCGGACCGCAGGGCGCCCTCGTCGGTGAAGAACTACGCGAAGAAGCACCCGCACTCGATGGGCGCGTGGTCGGGCGAGTCCACCTCCCACGTCGCCACGATGTCGGACGGCGACTTCCGGCATTCAGAGCGCTCGGTCACCGCGGCCGAGGCCACCGAGCTGCGGATCGAGCACGTGGCCGCCGACGGCACCGTCACCGTGCTCAAGCCGTCGGTGCCGGTGCAGGCGGGCGAGATCGTCGACGCCGCGGTGATGCGGGTCGAGGCGCTGCGCACGTTCCTCGCGGAGCAGGTCGCCGACGCCAAGGCCAAGGGCGTGCTGTTCTCGGTGCACCTCAAGGCCACCATGATGAAGGTCTCCGACCCGGTCCTGTTCGGGCACGCCGTGCAGATCTACTTCGCCGACCTCTTCGCGCAGTACGGCGACGACCTCGCGAGCGTCGGCGCCGACCCGGACAACGGCGTCGCGAGCATCCTCACCGCCCTCGAGAAGCTGCCCGCCGGGAAGCGGGACGCGATCGAGAAGGCGATCACCGCCACCTACGAGAGCGGCCCGGGGCTGGCAATGGTCGACTCCGACCGGGGCATCACCAACCTGCACGTGCCGAGCGACATCATCATCGACGCCTCGATGCCCGCCGCGATCCGCACATCGGGGCAGATGTGGAACGCCGATGGCGAGCTGCAGGACACGAAGTTCGTGATCCCGGACTCCTCCTACGCCGCGCTCTACGCCGAGGCCGTCTCCTTCTGCCGCGAGCACGGCGCCTTCGACCCCACGACGATGGGCACCGTCCCGAACGTCGGACTGATGGCGCAGAAGGCCGAGGAGTACGGCAGCCACGACAAGACCTTCGAGATCAGCGCGCCGGGCGCCGTCCGCGTGGTGGACGGCGCCGGCACCACGCTGCTCGAGCACGAGGTCGCCGCAGGCGACGTCTGGCGCGCCTGCCAGACCAAGGACGCCCCGATCCGCAACTGGGTGCAGCTGGCCGTCTCGCGCGCCCGCGCCACCGGCTGGCCCGCCGTGTTCTGGCTCGACGAGACCCGCGCCCACGACGCCCAGGTGATCGAGAAGGTGCGCGCCTACCTCGCCGAGGAGGACACCGACGGCCTGACGATCGAGATCCTCCCGGTGGCCGAGGCCACCCGCTACACCCTGGATCGGGCCAAGCGCGGCGAGGACACGATCTCGGTCACCGGCAACGTGCTGCGTGACTACCTCACCGACCTGTTCCCGATCATGGAGCTGGGCACGAGCGCCAAGATGCTCTCGATCGTCCCGCTGATGAACGGCGGCGGGCTGTTCGAGACCGGTGCGGGCGGATCGGCCCCCAAGCACGTGCAGCAGCTCGTCAAGGAGAACCACCTGCGGTGGGACTCCCTCGGCGAGTTCCTCGCGCTGGCCGTCTCGCTCGAGTTCCTCGCCGAGAAGACCGACAACCCGCGTGCCGCGCTGCTCGGCAAGGCCCTCGACGACGCCACCGGCGCGCTGCTGGAGACCGGGAAGTCCCCGTCCCGGCGGGCGGGCGAGCTCGACAACCGCGGCAGCCACTTCTACCTCGCGCTCCACTGGGCCCAGGCCCTCTCGCGGCAGACCGAGGACGCCGAGCTGGCCGCGATCTTCACCCCGCTCGCCGAGCGGCTCGCCGCCGACGAGGAGAAGATCGTCGGCGAGCTGAACGGCGTGCAGGGCGCACCGGTCGAGCTCGGCGGCTACTACTTCGTCGACAAGGCGAAGGCCGACGAGGTCATGCGCCCCAGCGCGACGTTCAACGGGGCGCTCGCGGAGTTCTGA
- a CDS encoding YbaK/EbsC family protein, producing MSTATHRNIDLVVAALTAGGADPARVARLQVLPDAVTTAAAAAAALGVEVGQIANSLVFDADGDPLLVLTSGAHRVDTAKVAQLVGVQRVRRASPEFVRAATGQAIGGVAPVGHPKPLRTLVDRALEAYDEVWAAGGIPHAVFPTNFGELVVVTGGEPADVA from the coding sequence GTGAGCACCGCGACACACCGCAACATCGACCTCGTGGTCGCCGCCCTCACCGCGGGCGGCGCCGACCCCGCGCGGGTGGCGCGCCTGCAGGTGCTGCCCGACGCCGTCACCACCGCCGCTGCCGCGGCCGCCGCGCTCGGCGTCGAGGTGGGGCAGATCGCGAACTCGCTCGTCTTCGACGCCGACGGCGACCCGCTGCTCGTGCTGACCTCCGGCGCGCACCGGGTGGACACCGCCAAGGTGGCGCAGCTGGTCGGCGTGCAGCGCGTGCGTCGGGCGTCGCCGGAGTTCGTGCGCGCCGCCACCGGGCAGGCGATCGGCGGCGTGGCCCCCGTCGGGCACCCGAAGCCGTTGCGCACGCTCGTCGACAGGGCGCTCGAGGCGTACGACGAGGTGTGGGCGGCAGGGGGGATCCCGCATGCCGTCTTTCCGACGAACTTCGGCGAGCTGGTCGTGGTGACCGGGGGCGAGCCGGCGGATGTGGCGTAG
- a CDS encoding pyridoxamine 5'-phosphate oxidase family protein, with amino-acid sequence MTVLNDEARALFAGPNIAHIATLLPDGGPHSVPVMIDIEGEYLAFFTSPNSRKGRNLAADDRIAISVADPENLVRSALVRGRVVKRVGGDAGWEIVDRIFAKYTGGSYPRGEDREAFLVEPAHVIVPTFG; translated from the coding sequence ATGACCGTGCTCAACGACGAGGCCCGCGCCCTGTTCGCCGGGCCGAACATCGCCCACATCGCCACACTCCTGCCCGACGGCGGGCCGCACTCGGTTCCGGTGATGATCGACATCGAGGGCGAGTACCTCGCGTTCTTCACCTCACCCAACTCACGGAAGGGTCGCAACCTCGCCGCGGACGACCGCATCGCGATCTCCGTGGCCGACCCGGAGAACCTGGTCCGTAGCGCACTGGTCCGCGGCCGTGTGGTGAAGCGGGTCGGCGGCGATGCGGGCTGGGAGATCGTCGATCGCATCTTCGCCAAGTACACCGGCGGCTCGTACCCGCGGGGCGAGGACCGCGAGGCGTTCCTCGTGGAGCCGGCGCACGTGATCGTCCCGACGTTCGGCTGA
- a CDS encoding protein kinase yields the protein MTGFSPTRMIGGRYVVLGGIGGVNRSVWRAADRVTGRQVVVSELHLPADPDERRLARDRLLRVARTAGRLRHAGFVAIHDVVTDADVDHIVTELVEAPTLAERVATDGPLDEDAAAAMARQLAAALHAAHGAGIVHGDLGPHTVLLGSDGKVHLAGVGVAEAADPRRTTRDPAYLAPELRDGGQATPESDLWAFGATLHFALLGRPPVEGVVPEAGGGVLADTIVGLLRQTPRDRPAARQVVGTLDAARKRAGAAPARTRRWMWAAGGAVLGLLVGLAVGFALAAPRIEALTYGPDGDVRFGGTAACLDAVPAAGAVVGAADCAGPHGAQIVASLDASGERYPGRDALVRLAAGGCGPAFDVAVEPPRRAGLALAALVPTQAAFEAGDRAVHCVVTHGKVG from the coding sequence ATGACCGGATTCAGCCCCACTCGGATGATCGGCGGGCGGTACGTCGTGCTGGGGGGCATCGGCGGCGTGAACCGTTCGGTGTGGCGTGCCGCCGACCGCGTGACGGGTCGCCAGGTGGTCGTGTCGGAGCTGCACCTGCCCGCTGATCCCGACGAGCGGCGGCTCGCCCGTGATCGGTTGCTGCGGGTGGCGCGGACCGCGGGCCGGCTCCGCCATGCCGGGTTCGTCGCCATCCACGACGTGGTCACCGACGCCGACGTCGACCACATCGTGACCGAGCTCGTGGAGGCGCCCACGCTCGCCGAGCGGGTGGCGACCGACGGTCCGCTGGATGAAGACGCCGCGGCCGCGATGGCTCGGCAACTGGCCGCGGCGCTGCACGCGGCGCACGGCGCCGGCATCGTGCACGGCGACCTCGGCCCGCACACGGTGCTGCTCGGATCGGACGGGAAGGTGCACCTCGCGGGCGTGGGCGTCGCCGAGGCCGCGGACCCGCGGCGCACGACCCGCGACCCGGCGTACCTGGCCCCGGAGCTGCGTGATGGTGGGCAGGCGACCCCCGAGTCGGACCTCTGGGCGTTCGGCGCGACGCTGCACTTCGCGCTGCTCGGCCGTCCTCCGGTGGAAGGCGTCGTGCCGGAGGCCGGGGGCGGCGTGTTGGCGGACACGATCGTCGGGCTGCTGCGGCAGACGCCGCGGGACCGGCCCGCGGCCCGGCAGGTGGTCGGCACCCTCGACGCGGCGCGGAAGCGGGCAGGCGCGGCTCCCGCCCGCACGCGCCGCTGGATGTGGGCGGCAGGGGGAGCGGTGCTCGGCCTGCTGGTTGGGCTGGCCGTGGGGTTCGCGCTCGCGGCGCCGCGGATCGAGGCGCTCACCTACGGGCCGGACGGCGACGTGCGGTTCGGCGGAACGGCCGCGTGCCTGGACGCGGTGCCGGCCGCGGGCGCGGTGGTCGGTGCCGCGGACTGCGCCGGCCCGCACGGTGCCCAGATCGTCGCGTCCCTCGACGCGTCCGGCGAGCGATACCCGGGACGGGACGCGCTCGTCCGGCTCGCGGCGGGAGGGTGCGGGCCCGCGTTCGACGTGGCGGTCGAGCCACCCCGGCGGGCCGGCCTCGCACTCGCGGCGCTGGTCCCGACCCAGGCGGCGTTCGAGGCCGGCGACCGTGCCGTGCACTGCGTGGTCACCCACGGGAAAGTGGGATGA
- a CDS encoding ABC transporter permease, giving the protein MADLGVHLRILGSRVRSQLAYPVSFGLDALGQAIAQANELAVILVVFAQVESLGGFTRDEVLLIYGFAGISFGLADLAVGQLDELPRWIRTGELDVLLARPLGLLPQLMTSDLQLRRLGRAAVGAVVLVVVLVQGEVEPTPLNALLILGTPLIGATITSAIWVVTCSVSFWVIEGREIANAFTYGSQLTTSYPITVFGPWLRGLLCFAVPSAFVAYFPALALLDRPDPLGLPHALRYASPLVAVAAVLAAALVWRTAVRHYQGAGS; this is encoded by the coding sequence GTGGCTGACCTCGGTGTTCACCTGCGGATCCTCGGGTCGCGGGTACGCAGCCAGCTCGCCTATCCCGTCTCGTTCGGTCTCGACGCACTCGGGCAGGCGATCGCCCAGGCCAACGAGCTCGCCGTGATCCTCGTCGTGTTCGCGCAGGTCGAGTCGCTGGGCGGCTTCACCCGCGACGAGGTGCTGCTGATCTACGGGTTCGCCGGGATCTCGTTCGGCCTCGCGGACCTCGCCGTCGGCCAGCTCGACGAGCTGCCGCGCTGGATCCGGACGGGCGAGCTGGACGTGCTGCTCGCCCGGCCGCTCGGGCTGCTCCCCCAGCTCATGACGAGCGATCTGCAGCTGCGCCGCCTCGGCCGGGCGGCCGTCGGCGCGGTCGTGCTCGTCGTCGTCCTGGTGCAGGGCGAGGTGGAGCCCACGCCGCTGAACGCGCTGCTCATCCTCGGCACGCCGCTGATCGGCGCGACCATCACCAGCGCCATCTGGGTGGTCACGTGCTCGGTGTCGTTCTGGGTGATCGAGGGCCGCGAGATCGCCAACGCGTTCACATACGGCTCGCAGTTGACCACCTCGTACCCGATCACCGTGTTCGGACCGTGGCTGCGCGGCCTGCTCTGCTTCGCGGTGCCGTCCGCGTTCGTCGCCTACTTCCCCGCTCTCGCGCTGCTGGATCGGCCCGACCCGCTCGGCCTGCCACACGCCCTGCGCTACGCCTCCCCTCTCGTCGCCGTCGCCGCCGTGCTCGCCGCGGCGCTCGTCTGGCGCACCGCCGTCCGCCACTACCAGGGAGCCGGGTCATGA
- a CDS encoding SH3 domain-containing protein — protein sequence MARITVPKLEASTFKGWTFVLVAGVVLAILAIIDRGGLGEITAANGSTSCQLEVVTDELNVRNGPSQGAALVETVPRGARIDGTKVVTDGFRELEEGRWAADQFLSPLPGSDCA from the coding sequence GTGGCCAGGATCACGGTTCCCAAGTTGGAGGCCTCCACCTTCAAGGGGTGGACGTTCGTGTTGGTCGCGGGCGTGGTGCTGGCGATCCTCGCGATCATCGACCGTGGCGGGCTGGGCGAGATCACGGCGGCAAACGGCTCCACGAGTTGCCAGCTCGAGGTGGTGACCGACGAGCTGAACGTCCGCAACGGGCCGAGCCAGGGCGCCGCGCTGGTCGAGACGGTGCCCCGGGGCGCACGCATCGACGGCACCAAGGTGGTCACCGACGGCTTCCGAGAGCTGGAGGAGGGCCGCTGGGCGGCCGACCAGTTCCTGTCCCCGCTGCCGGGCTCGGACTGCGCCTGA
- a CDS encoding helix-turn-helix domain-containing protein — translation MTDPCLPECGVARFLTLLNGPWATLIVRELLHGPHRFNQLREALPGISPHTLTSRLRQFERHGIVTRTTYAEIPPRVVYELTPLGEGLRDVLEAMGTWAMAVPDPRAGVTA, via the coding sequence GTGACCGATCCCTGCCTTCCCGAGTGCGGTGTCGCCCGGTTCCTCACGCTGCTCAACGGGCCGTGGGCCACCCTGATCGTGCGTGAACTCCTGCACGGCCCTCACCGCTTCAACCAGCTGCGCGAGGCCCTGCCAGGCATCAGCCCCCACACCCTGACGAGCCGGCTGCGCCAGTTCGAGCGGCACGGCATCGTCACCCGCACCACCTACGCAGAGATACCGCCGCGCGTCGTGTACGAGCTCACCCCTCTCGGCGAGGGACTGCGCGACGTCCTGGAGGCCATGGGGACCTGGGCCATGGCGGTGCCGGATCCCCGGGCCGGCGTGACCGCCTGA
- a CDS encoding ABC-2 family transporter protein, with protein sequence MLRPYLHLVRAGFRRHSVYLAASLAGLFTNTVFGFLRVSVLLAVVEQTGSAAGYDAADTGTFVWLGQGLLAVVMIWPDRELAQRVRSGDVAIDLGRPWNLQAATLAQDLGRAGHAMLIRFAPPVLFGALVLPFRWPQSPWTVLVFALSTVLAVVISFAARFLLDLAAFWLLDNRGVVTVYAAATGVLCGLTVPIAYFPEPLRIALYATPFPAMLQTPIDVFGERGATAALLAHQVLWAALLLAAGQVVLARATRKLVVQGG encoded by the coding sequence GTGCTCAGGCCCTACCTCCACCTGGTCAGGGCGGGCTTCCGGCGCCACTCCGTCTACCTCGCGGCGAGCCTCGCCGGGCTGTTCACGAACACCGTGTTCGGGTTCCTGCGCGTCTCCGTACTGCTCGCCGTCGTCGAGCAGACCGGCAGCGCGGCGGGCTACGACGCCGCCGACACCGGCACGTTCGTCTGGCTGGGCCAGGGCCTGCTCGCGGTCGTCATGATCTGGCCGGACCGGGAGCTCGCCCAGCGCGTGCGATCCGGAGACGTCGCCATCGACCTCGGCCGGCCGTGGAACCTCCAGGCCGCGACACTCGCGCAGGACCTCGGGCGAGCCGGACACGCCATGCTGATCAGGTTCGCGCCGCCGGTGCTGTTCGGCGCGCTCGTCCTGCCGTTCCGGTGGCCGCAGAGCCCGTGGACGGTGCTGGTCTTCGCGCTGTCGACGGTGCTCGCGGTGGTGATCAGTTTCGCGGCGCGCTTCCTGCTCGATCTGGCCGCGTTCTGGCTCCTCGACAACCGCGGCGTCGTCACCGTCTACGCGGCGGCGACCGGGGTGCTGTGCGGCCTGACCGTCCCGATCGCCTACTTCCCCGAGCCGCTCCGGATCGCGCTGTACGCCACGCCGTTCCCGGCGATGCTGCAGACGCCGATCGACGTGTTCGGCGAGCGCGGCGCGACGGCCGCCCTGCTCGCCCACCAGGTGCTCTGGGCGGCGCTCCTGCTGGCCGCCGGGCAGGTCGTCCTCGCGCGAGCGACCCGGAAGCTGGTGGTGCAGGGTGGCTGA
- a CDS encoding SDR family oxidoreductase: MTSTSRKVIAVLGAGPGLGMSMARRFGREGFAVAIVSRTDARHGGYRAELAADGIDSRSYAADVTDAEQVRDVLARIAAEFGEIDTVYYGPASASFGSGIVPLPEADAAAVRAPLDGLLLPAVGVVAAALPPMLRRGDGALFFGGGLSGLRPMPMLGNLAPAAAALRMYVLTLAAAVKEQGVFAATLTIGGLIERGDIHRMFLEQGTPLPTLDPDDIADKAWHMYVARDEAEAVFDVLTSVA; this comes from the coding sequence ATGACCTCAACTTCGCGCAAGGTGATCGCGGTCCTCGGGGCCGGTCCGGGCCTCGGGATGTCGATGGCCCGGCGGTTCGGCCGGGAGGGCTTCGCGGTGGCGATCGTGTCGCGCACCGACGCGCGGCACGGCGGGTACCGGGCCGAGCTCGCCGCCGACGGGATCGACTCGCGCAGCTACGCGGCCGACGTCACCGACGCGGAGCAGGTGCGTGACGTGCTGGCGCGGATCGCCGCCGAATTCGGTGAGATCGACACCGTCTACTACGGTCCGGCGTCCGCGAGCTTCGGTTCGGGCATCGTCCCCCTCCCGGAGGCGGATGCGGCCGCCGTGCGGGCCCCGCTCGATGGGCTGCTGCTGCCGGCCGTGGGGGTCGTCGCCGCGGCGCTTCCGCCGATGCTGCGGCGCGGCGACGGAGCGCTGTTCTTCGGTGGCGGGCTCAGCGGCCTGCGGCCGATGCCGATGCTGGGCAACCTCGCACCCGCGGCCGCCGCCCTGCGCATGTACGTCCTCACACTCGCCGCGGCGGTGAAGGAGCAGGGCGTGTTCGCGGCGACGCTCACAATCGGCGGGCTGATCGAACGCGGCGACATCCACCGCATGTTCCTGGAGCAGGGCACGCCGCTGCCCACCCTCGATCCCGACGACATCGCCGACAAGGCGTGGCACATGTACGTGGCCCGCGACGAGGCGGAGGCGGTGTTCGACGTGCTCACTTCGGTGGCGTGA
- a CDS encoding DUF6247 family protein, producing the protein MAAAESAPAPDRPPFADASPAQVCAALLPEDAAEFDRQWQDVMARATRELDLTDVHRTLNTWRRVAWVTTATGPDRYRAALVGAEERLRTGERHPQATPWHQLKAELGLPE; encoded by the coding sequence ATGGCCGCCGCCGAGTCCGCTCCGGCACCCGATCGGCCGCCCTTCGCCGACGCCTCCCCTGCCCAAGTGTGCGCCGCCCTCCTCCCCGAGGACGCGGCCGAGTTCGACCGCCAGTGGCAGGACGTCATGGCTCGCGCCACCCGCGAGCTCGATCTCACCGACGTCCACCGAACGCTGAACACCTGGCGGCGGGTGGCGTGGGTGACCACCGCGACCGGACCGGACCGCTACCGGGCCGCGCTCGTCGGCGCCGAAGAACGACTCCGCACCGGAGAACGCCACCCCCAGGCCACGCCCTGGCACCAGCTGAAGGCGGAACTCGGACTACCCGAGTGA
- a CDS encoding VOC family protein: MIRRIVAYADGDDLAASRDFYVEGLGLTVTMEDPVLGLASPANPMAQILIPPRGMENPPPRFGIDVGDPEAVDAAHAEAVRRGLRVVYPLAVERWGVRRFFVEDPGGTVINVLAHLR; this comes from the coding sequence ATGATCAGACGAATCGTTGCGTACGCCGATGGGGACGACCTCGCCGCCTCCCGGGACTTCTACGTGGAGGGCCTCGGGTTGACGGTCACGATGGAGGACCCGGTCCTCGGGCTCGCCTCGCCGGCCAACCCCATGGCGCAGATCCTGATCCCTCCGCGAGGGATGGAGAACCCGCCACCGCGTTTCGGGATCGACGTCGGGGACCCGGAGGCCGTCGATGCCGCGCACGCCGAGGCCGTGCGTCGCGGACTGCGCGTCGTGTACCCGCTCGCCGTCGAGCGGTGGGGCGTTCGTCGCTTCTTCGTGGAGGATCCCGGCGGCACCGTGATCAACGTGCTCGCCCACCTGCGCTGA